In the genome of Pelagicoccus sp. SDUM812003, one region contains:
- a CDS encoding TetR/AcrR family transcriptional regulator translates to MKHCRESLLDQATDLFWEKGYRGVSIKDLVKQTGVLAGSIYSCFGNKDGIYTECLHHYASKVSVFYVRAEQAEGPLQQIEALFEELIRDVISDAQNRGCFVVNGLLEIAQEKPEIQKVLRGYVSWSEGWIESRLRQAQEQGQIEPDVDAAELANLLFGIVFAVRVKTRAGESEEKIRRYVEQMVSALLGPVRCDSAA, encoded by the coding sequence GTGAAACATTGTCGCGAGAGCTTGCTTGACCAAGCGACTGACCTCTTCTGGGAGAAGGGCTATCGTGGCGTGTCGATCAAGGACCTGGTCAAGCAGACCGGGGTGCTTGCGGGCAGCATCTACTCCTGTTTTGGAAACAAGGACGGGATCTACACCGAGTGTCTCCACCACTACGCGAGCAAGGTGAGCGTTTTCTACGTGCGCGCTGAGCAGGCGGAGGGACCGCTGCAGCAGATCGAGGCCTTGTTTGAGGAGCTGATCAGAGACGTGATTTCGGATGCTCAGAATCGCGGCTGCTTCGTGGTGAACGGTCTGCTGGAGATCGCCCAGGAGAAGCCGGAGATCCAGAAGGTGCTGCGGGGTTACGTCAGCTGGTCGGAAGGCTGGATCGAATCCCGGCTGCGCCAGGCCCAGGAGCAGGGGCAGATCGAGCCGGACGTCGATGCCGCTGAGTTGGCGAACCTGTTGTTTGGAATCGTCTTCGCGGTGCGGGTGAAGACGCGAGCAGGGGAGAGCGAGGAAAAGATCCGTCGCTACGTCGAGCAGATGGTTTCCGCCCTGCTGGGGCCGGTTCGATGCGATTCGGCGGCCTAG
- a CDS encoding M12 family metallo-peptidase, whose product MIASSRATRPHGRTWASVVRIWLLWLLIPGSVAALPAATATRTIDVLIVYTERVSNDYGGADGVEALARSCIVSSNEAFAGSDTNTQLRLVGIKQVDYWEDGQDMGVDIEHLTKPNDGVMDAVHEWRNETGADLVYLFRGDTYGVDSIGIAWILDDTSGSPSAGFGIVTAEYALSDLVLQHEIGHNLGAAHDPDNTEKGGIYPYSYGYRFDARGQTKRTVMAYAPGAQINVFSNPNKEYRGAATGKVNADNARTIRNISSQVVAYRSYKPTHPVAVATNQTRTHFEDSDDDGFHTVSLDGSLSSGWLRPSSWRWSWNGGSASGETAEARLPVGATTVTLTVTNDSGMTDTDTISFSISAYSEVADIVSGPNRLYLLKENGTVLAAGSDLNKQFGLPTSSYPSLDFQKIALDDVVEIVDAYGHTLFRTSQGAVFGIGSNENQQLGVEGQTQVDTFTKILAADAVSIASSWNHILLVTKDGKVWGCGGNSRGQLGFAKSDDPASLQVVFDAGAVKAVAGNGFSALLDKNGGLWISGELSKYISPELDEEEHQRFRKVVDSGVTDLSASYFHLAFTMADGSAWTAGRNGNSGRLGLGQQNDAVPGLHKIVDSGVRSVQAMSSGTYVVLKTGEVLGTGSNLVSLYKGNISTEGKLISLIPGRVERITSDGDFTVALLVDGSVWAGGDNRNGQFGNGSNSHTRQPLEQITASTRDDAFTNLAPTAIAVHESDNVARGRDGIASVTLHGLRSTDDWKVTSYAWSWQGGTSEEPRVLIDLPQGSNAVTLTVSDGEGRSDSQTIDVVVAPHSKAVDVYTFDGRMFVIKEDGSLWAQGYNTYGLFGRSFIQDTEDVLLPLFNQGVAQVSAGVSHCLVLKDDGSVWGAGSNGYGQLGLGAAQFSKGFVPIVSSGAKKIATGDYHSLILMDDGSALGMGRNGSGQLGPTSNLPEGSLIPIHPSQVSDIATSDSKTYLLLETGELLETSYDDERYAYTFSAWDGPFVKRLLSMDQNSFFYESVDGSIGVKANRWEELEFGSYIFGSGGNRVLLSGPSPRSLSASENRLAMVDKDGKCYAYEPPDYSYYASLQPVLAPISHFPSGALKVSQDGSYTLFLLEDGSVWAKTTSSSPYRDPPFDAAPSGIPILLAEAPNPTTNSAPVAQAGPPQTLEDFLGRDGAEAILDGSQSTDDKFIKTWRWSWNDQTEVGKVISARFPLGKTEVTLEVEDTEGLTHTSQTSVTVQRKSALRALDSNDQTLYFLLENGDVYTGGRVDRSNIGFTLANDRTFLRLPLSDIERISGRFGRTMAIDAAGAIWVSGTNQEGELGTGFSSKLTPFTKVIESGAVDFTVGDACLFAVLKDGSLWACGDNQYQNLGHESAERLVAWTKVIESGVAKVRASWQETVILKTDGSVWAWGRANLRPGEEGDVDEQANPPNAPIRILSSGAADIDYFDRRLLITKLDGSLWGLGNNHGAALGLHRDLARSDQLVRLTDAAVRQAKVASSKTLWLEKDGSLWALGQDSNGSLGLGEIGSDAQLTSPQALLRGEVADFTVTPLRTLVLLNNGQLLLSGQELNTGTPYYHYQEAWNPLSPNPTFFGPQSPIADAGQDIVLFRDSYAMAYPFLNGLNSSDDWAIKKWTWEIRGRQYQSAQITPYLREGEYIAKLTVEDHFGNRSTDTMTVTIKPYDSFTSWLAETIENAEIEQMTDPFSNDFDQDGLSNITEYHLGTDPADPSSGAWLSLEHHQGKLRLTPSIEVEGPLPILFSTDLINWSDWNGDIELDPQKSGSRQSFFRLGTYQY is encoded by the coding sequence ATGATCGCTAGCAGCCGCGCAACACGCCCACATGGACGGACTTGGGCGAGCGTCGTCCGAATCTGGCTGCTCTGGCTGCTCATCCCAGGGAGCGTGGCCGCCCTGCCTGCGGCCACGGCCACCCGCACCATCGACGTGCTGATCGTCTATACCGAGCGAGTCAGCAACGACTACGGAGGGGCCGACGGCGTGGAAGCCCTGGCCCGGTCCTGCATCGTCAGCTCGAACGAAGCCTTCGCCGGTAGCGATACCAACACCCAGCTCCGTCTGGTGGGCATCAAGCAGGTGGACTATTGGGAGGATGGGCAGGACATGGGCGTCGACATCGAGCACTTGACCAAGCCGAACGATGGAGTCATGGACGCGGTACACGAATGGCGCAACGAAACGGGCGCCGACCTCGTGTATCTGTTTCGTGGAGACACCTACGGCGTGGACTCCATCGGCATAGCTTGGATCCTAGACGACACCTCAGGATCCCCAAGCGCGGGTTTCGGCATCGTCACCGCCGAATACGCCCTCAGCGACCTCGTGCTGCAGCATGAGATTGGACACAACCTCGGAGCGGCACACGATCCGGACAATACGGAAAAGGGGGGCATCTACCCCTACTCCTACGGCTACCGCTTCGACGCGAGAGGCCAGACCAAGCGCACCGTGATGGCCTACGCCCCGGGAGCCCAAATCAACGTCTTCTCGAATCCAAACAAGGAGTACAGAGGCGCCGCCACCGGCAAGGTGAATGCCGACAACGCCCGCACCATTCGCAACATCTCCAGCCAGGTCGTCGCCTACCGCTCCTACAAACCGACGCATCCGGTCGCCGTGGCGACCAATCAAACCCGCACCCATTTCGAGGACAGCGACGATGACGGTTTTCATACGGTGAGCCTCGACGGCTCGCTCAGCTCGGGATGGCTACGCCCCAGCTCCTGGCGCTGGAGCTGGAACGGCGGTTCGGCGAGCGGCGAGACGGCGGAGGCGAGGCTGCCCGTCGGCGCCACCACTGTCACCCTCACCGTCACCAACGATAGTGGGATGACGGATACGGATACCATTTCCTTTTCCATCAGCGCCTATTCGGAAGTCGCCGACATCGTGTCCGGCCCCAATCGGCTCTACCTCCTCAAGGAAAACGGGACCGTGCTCGCCGCGGGATCCGACCTGAACAAGCAGTTCGGTCTTCCCACCTCCTCTTACCCGTCGCTCGACTTCCAGAAGATCGCCCTCGACGATGTGGTCGAGATCGTCGATGCCTACGGACACACCCTTTTCCGCACGTCCCAGGGGGCGGTGTTCGGCATCGGCAGCAATGAAAATCAGCAACTCGGTGTCGAAGGCCAGACCCAGGTCGACACCTTCACCAAAATCCTCGCAGCCGACGCGGTTTCCATCGCCAGCAGCTGGAACCACATCCTCCTGGTCACCAAAGACGGCAAGGTTTGGGGCTGCGGCGGGAACTCCAGAGGGCAACTGGGCTTCGCAAAAAGCGACGACCCCGCCTCTCTGCAAGTGGTTTTCGATGCAGGCGCCGTCAAGGCCGTGGCCGGGAACGGCTTCTCCGCTCTTCTGGACAAGAACGGCGGTCTCTGGATCAGCGGCGAGCTCTCGAAATACATTTCGCCGGAGCTGGACGAGGAAGAGCACCAGCGCTTTCGAAAAGTTGTGGACTCTGGCGTGACCGACCTTTCGGCGAGCTACTTCCACCTGGCATTCACCATGGCGGACGGAAGCGCTTGGACAGCCGGGCGCAACGGCAACTCGGGCAGGCTCGGACTGGGGCAACAAAACGACGCCGTGCCAGGGCTCCACAAGATCGTCGACTCCGGCGTGCGCTCCGTTCAAGCGATGTCTTCCGGGACCTACGTGGTGCTGAAGACGGGCGAGGTCCTGGGAACCGGTTCCAATCTCGTCAGCCTCTACAAGGGCAACATCTCCACCGAAGGAAAGCTGATCAGCCTCATCCCCGGCCGCGTCGAGCGTATCACCTCAGATGGGGATTTCACCGTAGCCCTGCTGGTCGACGGATCGGTCTGGGCCGGGGGCGACAATCGCAACGGCCAGTTCGGAAACGGTTCGAACAGCCACACCAGGCAGCCCTTGGAGCAGATCACCGCCAGCACCCGCGACGACGCCTTCACCAATCTCGCCCCCACCGCGATCGCAGTTCACGAATCGGATAACGTGGCACGAGGAAGGGACGGCATCGCTTCGGTCACGCTCCACGGGTTGCGATCCACGGACGACTGGAAAGTAACGAGCTACGCATGGAGCTGGCAGGGAGGGACCAGCGAGGAGCCCCGCGTACTGATCGACCTCCCGCAGGGATCCAACGCGGTCACTCTGACCGTGTCCGACGGAGAAGGACGCAGCGATTCGCAAACCATCGACGTGGTGGTCGCTCCCCACAGCAAAGCGGTGGATGTCTATACCTTCGACGGCCGCATGTTCGTCATCAAGGAGGATGGTTCACTCTGGGCCCAGGGCTACAACACCTACGGCCTTTTCGGCAGAAGTTTCATCCAGGACACCGAGGACGTCCTCCTGCCTCTCTTCAACCAAGGGGTCGCTCAAGTCTCCGCTGGAGTCAGCCATTGCTTGGTGCTGAAAGACGACGGTTCCGTCTGGGGCGCGGGATCGAACGGCTACGGACAGCTCGGGCTCGGAGCCGCGCAGTTTAGCAAAGGCTTCGTCCCAATCGTTTCCTCCGGAGCCAAGAAAATCGCCACCGGAGACTACCACAGCTTGATTCTCATGGACGATGGCTCAGCGCTCGGCATGGGCAGGAATGGCAGCGGCCAACTCGGCCCCACCTCGAACTTGCCTGAAGGCAGTTTGATCCCGATCCACCCATCGCAGGTATCCGATATCGCCACGTCCGATAGCAAGACTTACCTCCTGCTAGAAACGGGCGAACTGCTGGAAACAAGCTACGACGACGAGCGCTACGCATACACGTTCTCGGCTTGGGACGGCCCTTTCGTCAAACGGCTGCTTTCCATGGACCAAAACTCGTTTTTCTACGAGTCGGTGGATGGCAGCATCGGGGTAAAAGCGAATCGATGGGAGGAGCTCGAATTCGGCTCCTACATCTTCGGCTCGGGAGGGAACCGGGTCCTGCTCAGCGGCCCCTCACCCCGTTCGCTCTCCGCCTCAGAAAACCGACTGGCGATGGTAGACAAAGATGGAAAATGCTACGCCTACGAACCGCCGGACTATTCCTACTACGCAAGTCTCCAGCCCGTGCTGGCGCCGATCAGCCACTTTCCTTCGGGTGCGCTGAAAGTCAGTCAAGACGGCAGCTACACGCTCTTCCTTTTGGAGGATGGCTCGGTATGGGCTAAGACGACGAGTAGCTCCCCGTACCGCGATCCCCCGTTCGACGCAGCCCCAAGCGGCATTCCCATACTCCTGGCGGAGGCTCCCAACCCCACGACGAACTCGGCTCCCGTCGCCCAGGCCGGACCGCCTCAGACGCTGGAGGACTTTCTTGGACGCGACGGCGCCGAAGCCATCCTCGACGGCAGCCAATCCACCGACGACAAGTTCATCAAGACCTGGCGGTGGAGCTGGAACGACCAGACCGAGGTCGGCAAGGTCATTTCCGCTCGCTTCCCCTTGGGCAAAACCGAGGTCACGCTCGAAGTGGAGGACACGGAGGGCCTGACGCACACCAGCCAGACTAGCGTCACCGTGCAGCGAAAGTCAGCTCTGCGAGCACTCGATTCAAACGACCAAACCCTCTACTTTCTGCTGGAAAACGGCGACGTCTATACGGGAGGCCGAGTCGATCGGTCGAACATTGGATTCACTCTCGCCAACGACAGGACTTTCCTCCGACTCCCCCTGAGCGACATCGAACGCATCTCGGGACGGTTCGGCCGGACCATGGCCATCGACGCCGCTGGAGCGATCTGGGTTTCCGGAACAAACCAGGAGGGCGAGCTCGGGACGGGTTTCTCCAGCAAGCTCACCCCGTTCACCAAAGTCATCGAGTCGGGCGCAGTGGATTTCACCGTCGGCGACGCCTGCTTGTTCGCGGTTCTAAAAGACGGTTCCCTCTGGGCCTGCGGCGACAACCAGTATCAGAACTTGGGCCACGAGTCCGCCGAAAGGCTCGTCGCTTGGACCAAAGTCATCGAATCCGGCGTGGCCAAGGTTCGCGCCAGCTGGCAGGAAACGGTGATTCTGAAAACGGACGGATCGGTCTGGGCCTGGGGCAGAGCAAACCTGCGCCCGGGCGAAGAAGGCGATGTCGACGAGCAAGCGAATCCTCCCAACGCCCCGATTCGCATCCTCTCCTCCGGCGCCGCGGATATCGACTACTTCGACCGACGTCTCCTGATCACGAAACTGGACGGATCATTGTGGGGATTGGGAAACAATCACGGCGCCGCCCTTGGGCTCCACCGAGACCTGGCGCGCAGCGACCAACTGGTGCGTCTCACGGACGCAGCGGTTCGACAGGCCAAGGTCGCCTCGAGCAAAACCCTCTGGCTCGAAAAGGACGGCAGCCTGTGGGCGCTCGGACAGGACTCCAACGGCAGCCTCGGCCTGGGCGAAATCGGTTCCGACGCCCAGCTCACTTCTCCCCAAGCTCTTCTGCGCGGAGAAGTCGCAGACTTCACCGTGACGCCCCTGCGCACACTCGTCCTGCTGAACAACGGACAGCTCCTGTTGAGCGGACAGGAGCTGAATACCGGCACCCCCTACTACCACTACCAAGAGGCATGGAACCCGCTCTCCCCCAATCCGACCTTCTTCGGCCCCCAAAGTCCGATAGCCGACGCGGGCCAAGATATCGTGCTCTTCAGAGACAGCTACGCAATGGCATATCCCTTCCTCAACGGTCTGAATTCCAGCGACGACTGGGCGATCAAGAAATGGACCTGGGAAATCAGAGGCCGCCAGTACCAGAGCGCCCAGATCACTCCCTATCTGCGAGAGGGCGAATACATCGCGAAGCTGACCGTCGAGGACCATTTCGGAAACCGCTCCACCGACACCATGACGGTCACCATCAAACCCTACGATAGCTTCACGAGCTGGCTGGCCGAGACCATCGAGAATGCGGAAATCGAGCAAATGACGGATCCGTTTTCCAACGACTTCGACCAGGACGGCCTTTCCAACATCACCGAATACCACCTTGGGACCGATCCCGCGGACCCCAGCTCCGGAGCATGGCTCTCGCTCGAACACCACCAAGGAAAGCTTCGCCTGACCCCGTCGATCGAGGTCGAAGGTCCGCTACCGATCCTTTTCTCCACCGACCTGATCAACTGGTCCGACTGGAATGGAGACATCGAACTGGATCCCCAAAAATCTGGCTCTCGACAAAGCTTCTTTCGACTCGGGACCTACCAATACTGA